The following DNA comes from Hordeum vulgare subsp. vulgare chromosome 3H, MorexV3_pseudomolecules_assembly, whole genome shotgun sequence.
ggcaagcaacgccaaagtcacatccgttccagtcggatccaaacttcaagcattgcttcgtcgttccaaccccaatccatccggggactaatgatggggttatagtcctagggtagggtcataggcctgccctaaaggtccaacccaaggactacccctcataagggacaaggcccttagtcagttccgactgaactaaggagttcccttcatccagtcggtaacagatccccgaccgtccagtcggagattagcattcggagtttatcaaactaaccgactggattccactatgtgcatcgtaacccccctagagggaaacggtcatacgtttccatgtgcctttattagcacttaagatgtacattaccggtaacgtaggcatttattcgccactactccacccctgtgcaccgaaccgttgtggagggcggcgcactctatataagccaccctcctccactggtgcaggggttagcaattcactgtattctatattccactcgacaacaagctccctgagcactgagacgtagggctattacctccaccgcagaggggcctgaactcatacaacctcgtcgtagctacggctctgccatcctttcgtaccctacacatctactgtcaggcttatacccacgacagttatttatgttattttttgttgtaaatttgtgatgaaatctttaaaaattcttatattttggaatggaggtagtacaagtttagaaaagtttattaaatagtaggaatttaaatagtaggacatacgatgcccggcccgcatcctcgtcgtcgactcgatgGCGGCCACCTGCTtaataggcgccagcatgtgcgggactgggctccatcGGGTTGGCAgtgggaggagttaccttccggggtgcgcagcttggtgaggaaccaggctcccgtcgtcgacccggagcttctttggtggcagtAGCGGGGGGCACTTTCGGTGCCTAGGttgccggcccccgaggaggacgtacatcgccgtgtcagggaggaggacgagcacgtccgtcggtaCATGGAGgcattggatgccaggttctccagtacctggcaggttcttcagggatctcatccGAGCTATGATCCAgtgatggtccctgctctttgggtatccaccgcccgcgcctcagtacagcgacgactctttgttggttgatcgattatatattattcgatgtattactgtattcgagagattattatttatgtattccagattatatattcgataatattaagtggattattcgatgatgaattaattaagtggattattttatgatgtttaattaatttgtagatactatggatccagTACACGATAGAGACGAATATTAGGAAGatgtgatgcatggtgtcatccgcagggatgatattttagttggcgatgtcgatgtcaccaatcagtttctgaacgagtccgacgagggagatgagtctctcaacacacgaggtagaagctccggtgaggtagacgcccacgcctcgggcgagggaggaatccgcgcctccaatgaggaagaagccgacaagggagaagccgaccgctccggcgaggtgcatatatatatatatatatatatatatatatatatatatatatataaattaatcctctgttgtctatatacatatattaacgctctttcttttagccctccagaTCGAGCAAATCTTCACTATGGACGAAACAAGGCCCAACCAAGAAGTtggatgacggtgagagataCATGATCAAAACAGTCTTAAATGTCGGACAACCAAttgctcccacagatgtaaagcagaagtttgtgaaggcatgcggagttgttgttagggaccacatccctatcaccactcgagaatggattaagccaagggaagaaggagtctcatatgtcggcacaacaaccaaagaaaacctttggaaaaggctcatgcttcatttcaccctgtCGGCGCCAGAGGTtgatccagatgaggaggagccaaatgaggaggaaatgaagaggcgaaaagaggccctagagaaaaaagtcaaggagttGGCTCTTAAGAATAtggccgatctattcaggggctggaaaaaaagattgcaccaggattctatcttgaaagataagactccagatttcgatcacggctatgagaagattaaagactactgggccgaatttgtggcgtataagaaatcggaggacgccttAAAAAAGTCAGCAGCAAATAGGATGAATGcaggtaagaagaagtaccaccatattatggggtCTGGTGGCTACGGCGCtaagatggctaagtgggaagaacttgaggcatcatttctggacaaaaatatcactccagagcccttaaAATAGCTCGAACGggcaagaaactggttttacgggcatgggggcttgttggacACAGAAGGGAAGgaaatatataaccaaagacacaaagataatcccctacccatcgaggagattagacgtgcagtacaggatgttgaagagggacggttcttacccgatagagagaacgacgagctcacacgcgcccttgggaataaggaacacaaagggcgagcacgaggcttaccaggctcccgGCCGTGGATTCTTGCGTTctccgaggaaaggaagagatttgccgatagaagccatcagaggagaaaggaaaatgaggcACATGATAAAGTGGCTCAGGCAGACTGGctgcataatctagaagaagcagtaaatCGGCTGTagcaggatcaaatcgacagacaacaaggtagcggccaatctcagcggctcatgatagaagctgcatcgaatcggaaaagtagtgtcgcttccacgcagctccaggatgCGGGTGATTATGCACTAACGacggatcctcctcgtcgctacccagtggatgatatcacagagagcacaccttttcagctaaaggtgaaacttcctaacttaaggttgacagtggcggtcggcatggccataccaattggacgtaatccaacttggcattgctctccagTTCCACAAATGGTATGctgtcgtcgcggtggatgaagtgatgaaagattatgaggagctgaagctcgaccaccctgcacgtgaagatagggatttgactcaacttggagaagtcaagaaacaaaccgttgtatggccaaaggaggacaccttccttccaaattggacgccaaggccaccgactcctcatagcagcaatccttcttcgcctacACCTCACCAATCTCCAacgcaaccgtcgtcttcgccgcctcaccaatctccagcgcaaccgtcgtcttcgccgcctcaccagtctccagcgcatcaGTTTTCTCCACCGCACCGTCAGCCGTCTCCATCCACTGTTGATcagagcaaaaagcggaaacGTACCCCCGCTAgtagtggcggcagaaaggggATCCGATCACCAGAACGTAAGTTGTCGCtcctcccaaaagtacctcataagaatatggagaagagaccttgggactatactggagaggacaatattaagagggcgGACGCCCATCATGAACAGTGGAAGACTCAAGTGGCTAACAAGAGGAAACCGAAAGAGAAAGAGTACCCGGTCACCCCAGAAGATCACGTCGcgtgcgtgaaaatgctgaaaaaccttgCAGATCCACCGCCACCGTTGCCAgtagactatgaacgctctattatcaagtcggctcaggcaaaaaaacagcggttgaagagtagtacgtccagtgggaaatcagttgcccagcttGGACAAtagaaaaaccaatcgtgccccccccccccgctcaaagtgtatttcgatacaaatgtgtgctcgagcggagctgcggtccaacagaggaatgatgaaacagctgACATCGATCCGGAATTTCTTGCACAatacggagaagcggccaaggctcaaggcatgtctattgatgagtacttaaaccatttgGAGGTATTCACTGACGTAGAATACATGTACCGGTACGGGTGTCCTCTGGTCAAACCTaagttagtcaacgagctaccaacaaaaatgcaaagattgcatgattggtacatgcaagcatgtgctAAACAGAAAAACTAGATCTACGTTGCATATGAAGACGAGCATTTCAGGACTGGACGAGGCGTGATtatgattgaattcgacgaattattttaattatacaaacaagacgtcctctacaaatctatcatcagtgcctattgtttgtaagtattattaatttatgtcattaagtcttactcaactcgtttttgcatgtataatcttactcatcactatattaattttgcagaatgaagattctcgaatgcaaaagaggacaaatctatgacattgggttcattgacccatattacaatcatcaccaaaGTATCGAAATGAATCCCCGCAAGATATAGAATAACTTAttacaagggttaaggttttgcagtaccaaaagggaaatactatttccttacaacttcaagcgagtgttactatacacacattctattttcgcttactcgatgttattataactTTATAAGTGTACGTATAATTGTCTCATTATGCGCGCGtaggttccactttattttgttaatcattgtacctgacgagggacaagtaatagtcatggacccgaaacacACACCCCTCGCCAGTGGCGAAGGCAGGAACAATTTTAAGGTGTGGCAAGTTTTACGAAGGTAAAAATTATAGTATAATACATGTATATAACTATGCAAAAACTTACTAAATATTAATATATGTTATTTTATGTTTAGCAAGTATAACATAAAACTAATAGATTAACTTCAGTGTCGGGAGATCATTAGAATAGTGGGTCTTATTTTATTTGACCtcaattttttttcttcaaattgATGTTGATGTTAATTTAATTCTAAATTTTATTATGCACTTCATTTTTTCTTCTTCGACCCCTTCTGCGTACATCCATTGATACCCACTCTCACTCTCTTGCCCAACTGAGCCAACTCATTGGCAGACGGACGATATGCGCTAATTGTTTTCACCTGTATACAGAATTATGGATTCACGAGCGTTTTGAGTTTCTAGGATTTTTGAACTTGGATTGTCAGTTGGTCGGTTGGATCGTATATCTGTGTTTTAATTCATCCATCCAGTCAAGCCCCAAATCGCAAGCACAGACCAGTGTATCAGGTCCAACACTAGGTCAACAATCAAGCCTAACATGCTTGAATCCTACCGTTTTAAAGTTATACATGTACTAGTATGCATACTAATGTGTATTTGCACAAAATATTAGGTATGGCAGCCGCCGGACCTTGCCAAATAGCTAGCTCCGTCCCTGCCCCTCGCTGAATggacgaacatgcaggaatgcctcgagatgtaatttcaatcattatgacactatatcggcaacttctcgttcatttcctgatagcaagaaattaatatagaactcttttattcatttccttttcttggcagggtTTGGAAACAGTTCACCGCCAAGGCTCGAGGTGATTGGAAGCtagagcttacatttaaacaaatagatgtaagtaactactagctagatccgcgcatccctttattctagtttcaataccattataattcttgattatgtttttgattgaactatgTTCTCGTAAAATGCTTGAGGTAGGAACACgagaacaatttatgtggatactatgtttgcgatttCATTCGCCAGATGACCCATCAGAAGGGTAAAACCCGGGACATCAAAAAAatcgaagtacgataaacaatactcacagctttattttattaccgtgaattgtgttcggtttcattgatatatatattgatcCATTTTTTAAATTAGATCCaacggttgcgggacggtcttctaccacaggaacgtgtgcgagcaattcaagaggaaattgtcggATTCTTTGATGCACAGGTTCTAGATGTCAAGAGAGAATACTATTGTCATTCGATGAAaaagatatgaaatgatatagtgtaaaaaagatgcatatatgtgcatgtaactcgtgtctacattttgtaaatatgttcgacaaagcacgacggatgagatggtgtaatatattcgtgacgatgtgcaatatagttgtttctTTATTGTTGTgcatgtaccatccaatttagtgcaaacacAAATTAAAAAATGCCAAAAACAAATAAATtggaaaatagggggcagcaaaatagccctatccaatttagtgcaaaacactaaacccaaaaattgctcaaaaaaaaggaaagaaatagctccggttcgtaatacgaatcgtgactaatacccctccccctcgctcccagccccgccacgtggaaggccattagccccggttcagggCCGAACCGgagctagcattagtcccggttcgcgaaccaggactaatggtctaaccgaaccgggactaaaggccctttttctactagtaaaACTTGTGTGTTGGTATTATGTCCAGCACATTAGTTTAACGGAATACATATGTAGAAAGTCAATTTGGCTCCCAGGAGCATATGCTTCCGGGGCAAAAAAAAAtttgaaatgaaaaaaaacaagACGAAATTTATTTGTGTACGTATTCACATCTAAATAATACCTGTAAATTTTGAGATAAAAAGGTTAAATATTTTGGCTTGTGCAAAAAAAACATTAAAAATTAATCCAAAATGTCATCCTAAATTTGTTTTTTTACGACGAAACACCGCTGCTCCTTATAACATGAATATGTTTGCGACACTAATAACAATGATCTACaacaaaattcagaatttttaaaaaacatttaatattcttTTTCGCACTACTCTTCTTCCAAAGAGCAGAAGAGCACGGGACCGAAACACCGCTCCCAATACATATGTGTTCCTTTTTAAAAGGAAAATGAGACATGTCGTGTTCCCGGTTATTTCCAAATGGAAAAAGTCCATTTTAAACCCTAAATTGATAGAGGTTTGACGGAATGAACTCTCAAGTCAAAATCCCGGTCGATTATACCCTGAATTATGCAATCCCGGTCTAAATCAAACCTTCGGGTCATTTTCCAAACAGGGATTGTTAACATGGATGGTCgggattgggccggcccagttcacaGAAACGCGTGATGCGTGTTGCTGCTTTAGTTTTTTCGTTTGTTATTTGTTTTGTTCTCTTCTGGTTCTTTTTTCCtttcgttttattttttttctttttttttcttgttgtttttccttctgtttttatttttgttttttttgttcttttttcctttcatttaaatttatcttttttgtttttctttttcggttttttctttccttttgttttaatttttaatttctgtttctatttatatttatattatttccttttatttttacaCTTTCTTTTTCCTTATATTATGcaaagttttttcttttgttttaattattCAACACATATTTTAAGAGTTTGGTTGCCAGCAGACGTACGTCTCACGTCGGCACCGATGCAGGAAATGTTCATGGTATATTTACAAATAATTCATTCGTATATAGAAATGTTCGTCGTATATTAGGAATCTGTTTAGTGTATATAACACAAATGTTAAATATTTATTCAATATGTTACAAAATGTTCAATGCGTATTTTGAAAAATTGTCCGATGCATGTATTCATGTTTGTTTTTTTCGCAAAAATATATATTCATATTTGTTTAAAGTTTTTTATCATATAATACAAAAGGTTCACTGTGTATTATTTAAAATGTTCATCGTACAATAAAAAAAATTCATCGTCTGCGTACCAGGCTGTATGACTACGACAGATGAACTAGCTCCTTTCTTAAACGTACCGCAGAAAAACGTGCTAGCGCTTTTTTTTAATGTTTTGCCCTTTGTGTCTTTCCATGCACACTCCAGATCCCGTCGATCAATGCATCGTGAAAATATTGGATAGCTAGCTATAACGGGTATTCAAAGACGTATGCGCGCTCGCTAGCCGGTAAGCAAATACTTAAATGTATATATACACATCGTTGCGTGTATTCCGACATGAACATGTACGTGCAACCGAGAAAGTATTCGGATGTATATGTCTACGCCGGCTAGAGCGGGTACGTAAGAATAAATTGACCATAAATCTGGTGGAAGAGAAAGaactataaaaaataaaaaaaattattggTCCATAATTTTTATCCTTTAATACTATGCATCAGTATTTAACTTCTCTTCATTGCTACAAAAATTATGTCGAACAATAATTATAACCAGAAATATAAAAAAATGGGCCGGTTATAACCAGAAATATAAAAAAATGGGCCGGCCCAACAACAAGTACATGTGCGCGTCGTGGTTACTGCCGCTCTTTAGCCCACAAGTGAAACGAATCCCGGTTAACATTTATCAGGGTTCGTTTTAAACCGGGATGGCATAGTTCAGGATGTAATCGATCGAAATTTTGACATAGGGGTTCATTTCGCCGAACCTGTAGAAGTTCAGGTTTGAAATGGTCCTTTCCAAATCTCAAAATCACGCAATCACACCGTTCCAAATGCCGGCTCGTCCTTCACAGTCCGGCCCGCCTTGGGAAACGCCGCCCCGGCCGTCACCTCTTTcgaccccttcctcctcctctctccaccgccaccaccaccacgcctctccctccccctcccacttCCGCCGCGCCTGCGCCTGCGCGTGTTCCTTCTTAAATTTAGCGATGCCTCCTCTCCATCCATTCCCGCGCGCCTTCCCCGTCCCACCCCAGCCTCCTCCACGCCCCGTCGCCCTCCCCGCGAAACAACCACCTCCACCGTCGCCGCCTTCCCGCCCATGGGACGGTGACCTCGCGCGTCTGTCCCCTTCCGAGACGGTGCCTTGCTGTGGCGTTTGCAGGGGCCGCAGAGGCACTGTTGCTCCGCCCTCATCCGATCCATATCTAGGTTTGTTTGTGCCTCTTCCCCCGGCGATCAGTTACCCCTGTTCGCCTGCTCCAATGTGCTAGATAGATCAGTAAATTCCGTATTAAACTAGAGCTCCTTTTTTTAATTCCAATGCGTGGCAAAATGCAAGGAATGAAATACCAACCTGTCTGCTTGCTTCAGCGCTtcaatttgattttattttatatatgttTCTTTGCGATTGTTCGGTGCTTGCACACGTGATCACGCACGCCCACATGCTGTTCGACACAGCGTTTTTATGTTCAGAGAATGTCAAAGAGTGGTGTACTGCATACAGTTCCCAGCTAGGCCAATTTGCTACGTAAACAGCTTCAGAGAACGAATCACAAATTTATAATCGTATTGTACATCTGTTTGCCTGTCCGTCACAATTATGTAATGCCATGACAGACAAATGTGTAACTTCTGAACTAGGAGTCTAGGAGATACTTCCTCcgttctctaaaaggtcttataattaggaacggagggagtacatgactTCAACATGCCTCCAAATTTCCCTTCTTGCACGTTCATGAATATGCATATTTATGTACTGAATTTATTTTAAAACAACATATGTGATAGTTTGAGGACTCTGGTGTATACACAACTGATTAAGGTAACAATGTTAATGTAAGCTTTTGGAATTAATGATCAATACAATTGTATTTTTATTCTTGTACAAATTCATTATTATTAGGTAAAACAATGCATTATTATTATTTCAGACATTGTTGATCTGAAACAATGTATTATTTCTTCGAAACGACGTATCATATAAGAAGGCTTTAACCAGGAATGTAGAATTAGAGCAATGGTTATGACAGCAAAAAAAGTTCTTCGGTTTTCTTATTTCCTCCTAGGAAGTTGACTAATGCCTAGTGATCATGATCATTCTCAAGTTGTTGTTTTGTGTGGAATTATAATGCACTATTTGGTCTCCCAATTTCTATTTCTAGAGTTCTACTACTGCCCATTCTTACTGTAACAATGAACTATTTTGTGAAGTTTCAGATGAACTCCAGGTCATACAACAAATTGGACACCGTGAATGACAAAATGGATTTCAACGCTCGTGGAAATACCGCGTTCAATGGCACCTTAGACCGCAATCAACCAGGCGTATCTGCCGATCCGTCTACAGCATCCAAACCAGCTGCACACTCACAGATCCCAATGGATTTCAGCACTCGTGGAAATACATCGTTCAATGGCGCCTTAGACCGGAATCAACCAGGTGTGTCAGCCAATCCATCCACAGCATCCAAGCAGGCTGCACCCTCGCAGATCCCTTCTGATAAGAAACCACGTCCCAAGAAAGAAGATTTTGCTGACAAAGGAAACCCAAACTACATGACAAAGCGTCTAGGTAATCCGGCGGAGTGTCCTGCGCTGACACCAACAAAAGCAGTATCCAGAGGCATGAATAGTAACAAACATGAGAAACTTAGTGATTCCGCTCTAACCGTCCGTCAAGGTAGCGCTGACAGTCCTAGAAGTAACAGCATGGATAGCTGCATTTCCGGCCATGTGAAGCATCACACCGGAGGGGACTGCAGGTGGGAGGCCGTCCAGTTGGCCAGCTCCAGGGACTCCCCTCTCAGCTTAGTCCACTTTAGACTTCTGAAGCGCCTTGGATACGGAGACATTGGCAGTGTTTACCTTGTGGAGCTCAGGGGCACAGACACCTTCTTCGCGATGAAGGTGATGGACAAGGAGTCGCTCATCAGCAGGAACAAGCTGATCAGGGCGCAAACGGAGCGGGAGATACTCGGCCTTCTCGATCACCCTTTTCTGCCCACGTTGTACACTCATTTCGAGACCGACAAGTTCTACTGCCTTGTCATGGAGTATTGCTGCGGCGGTAATCTCCATTCGCTTCGGCAGAAGCAGCTTAACAAGCACTTCTCCGAGCATGCAGCCAGGTTGGTTTACTTCAGATTACTGCATTTAGTTtagtatatactccctctgtctcaaaacATAAGACGTCTGCTCCAATCGGTGTTTGTGCGATGACATATGGCTCGATTGGTCATCGTAATTCTCTTTCCCCTGATTGTTTCTGCCTAGATTTTATGCCTCCGAGGTGTTGCTCGCGCTCGAGTACCTGCACATGCTAGGCATCGTGTACCGAGACCTCAAGCCCGAGAACGTGCTCGTCCGAGACGGGGGCCACATCATGCTGTCCGACTTCGACCTATCGTTGCGGTGCTCCGTGAGCCCGATGCTCATCAAGTCATCGTCGGTGCACGCAGGCCCCAACGGCATCGAGAAAGGGCTTGCCGACACGGAGGGCATCAGCAACGGATGCATCCAGCCGTCGGCGTTCTTCCCGCGGATGCTGAGCATGAGCATGAGCAAGAGGAACCGCAACAAGACCAAGTCGGACCTCAGCCTCCACGGGCTCCAGACCATGGAGTTCAACGCGGAGCCGACGGACGCGCGGTCCATGTCGTTCGTGGGCACCCACGAGTACCTGGCGCCGGAGATCATCCGAGGGGAGGGCCACGGCAGCGCGGTGGACTGGTGGACCTTCGGCATCTTCCTGTACGAGCTGCTGCACGGCATGACGCCCTTCAAAGGGAACGGCAACCGCGCCACGCTGTGCAACGTGGTGGAGCAGCCGCTGCGGTTCCCGGAGAGCCCGCCGGTGAGCAACGTCGCGCGGGACCTCATCCGGGGCCTCCTGACCAAGGACCCCGGGAAGAGGATCGCGACCAAGAGGGGCGCAACCGAGATCAAGCAGCACCCCTTCTTCGAGGGCGTGAACTGGGCGCTCGTCCGGAGCGCGCACCCGCCGTCGGTCCCGGACCCCGTGGACTTCAGGCAGTACTTAGGCAAGGAGAAGAAGGCGGCGGAGCGTGGCCTTGGCCACGTTCCGAGCAGCTTGTCGACGGGCGCTGTTGCCGCAGCCAAGACGGCCTCCGGCCAGTTCGAGTATTTCTAGAACTGCATCGGTTTTCTTGAGTACTTGTAGGACTACTGGGACACCATAGATACAGATACCCCGTGATCTTATTGTCACTGTAAACCCTCCTGTACTGTACTGTACTGTGTACTGTACTGTTGTAATCTCTGTTATATACCTGATGATGAGATGTCTCATTTTCTAACGGCTGCTAATTGAACTATGAAGTTTTGTACCTCTGCTCGTGAGCCGGTTGTGTGATGCAGATATTCTTTTATAGTTAGATTAGATGCAAACATGTCTGCTTAAGGGCTCCTTTGATTCAAAGGATTTCTACAAGATTTTTGGAGGATTGAAATCCTTAGGATTTTTTTCCTACATTGGTTCTTTGATACATATGATTGAATCCCATAGGAATTTTTTCTGTGAAATCTTTTGTACTATATTTCATAGGAAATCTAACATCCGCTCTAACTTTTTTTTATAATTCCTTTGTTTTTCTGTGACATCAAACACTCATTGCTAATCATATGGGATTCAAATGAACATGCCACTCCAACCCTCTACTTTTCCTATTCATGTGTTTTGAAAATCATGCGAATCAAAGAGACCCTAAATCTTTCTAACCTGAAAGCTGAAGATTGTACACATGACTGAACCTGTAATATCCTTTcgctttttttttttgaattaaagGGGTTGCCCCCTGCCTCATTTTATATAACGAAGCAGAGAGAACACAGTTCAACATCGCCTGATCATCAGGCCAAACTACCACACCACAAATCAGGCGATACACACAGGTAAAGTCTTGAAAAGTGGCCAGAACCACATAAAGCACTTCCACAAAA
Coding sequences within:
- the LOC123443272 gene encoding serine/threonine-protein kinase RHS3-like; its protein translation is MNSRSYNKLDTVNDKMDFNARGNTAFNGTLDRNQPGVSADPSTASKPAAHSQIPMDFSTRGNTSFNGALDRNQPGVSANPSTASKQAAPSQIPSDKKPRPKKEDFADKGNPNYMTKRLGNPAECPALTPTKAVSRGMNSNKHEKLSDSALTVRQGSADSPRSNSMDSCISGHVKHHTGGDCRWEAVQLASSRDSPLSLVHFRLLKRLGYGDIGSVYLVELRGTDTFFAMKVMDKESLISRNKLIRAQTEREILGLLDHPFLPTLYTHFETDKFYCLVMEYCCGGNLHSLRQKQLNKHFSEHAARFYASEVLLALEYLHMLGIVYRDLKPENVLVRDGGHIMLSDFDLSLRCSVSPMLIKSSSVHAGPNGIEKGLADTEGISNGCIQPSAFFPRMLSMSMSKRNRNKTKSDLSLHGLQTMEFNAEPTDARSMSFVGTHEYLAPEIIRGEGHGSAVDWWTFGIFLYELLHGMTPFKGNGNRATLCNVVEQPLRFPESPPVSNVARDLIRGLLTKDPGKRIATKRGATEIKQHPFFEGVNWALVRSAHPPSVPDPVDFRQYLGKEKKAAERGLGHVPSSLSTGAVAAAKTASGQFEYF